From a region of the Candidatus Methylomirabilis sp. genome:
- a CDS encoding HEAT repeat domain-containing protein — translation MDRDPTLRHPASDSPDGRFLKDLEEGMIGVKKTARDLAFYPASHPALAQSLDRACQALLGLLTRESPLSITVARHTLQYGKALLGKDNLVLRQLASDLYTRRIQRILFDAGLGPEDVRGFLEMLAMDPRRVMEEGGPARVLRAKGVARLHVTELEVRFQDEVQAAAPVLLEEPPPVAPEVIAPAVSEPEPEPEPPLPEEAPTLEGLLNRLEEAADIGTYQRTAGRLLEWGRTARTGNDLETFVRILSAFVFHTHPQSVKPPWVQAEAEGAIAALGDAAGVAYLIGKLCEKDCTLDDDLIFLLVSLGDAVVPTLLERLAEEETLSARRKVMGTLSRLGPVALPHLIAGLKDSRWYVIRNLALVLGTIGLPEAILPLRPVLTHADPRVRKEAVKALTRIGTPAAADALLQRLGDADPGVRQSVMAALGTLRVTRAIGPLAEAAGQFSAFAKDVDSQKAAITALGSIGDPQAVPVLVGLLRRRTWLNRRLNDEIRVAAAAALGTVGTEPATEALQADAKRGEGPVVRACQVALERLMGAR, via the coding sequence ATGGACAGGGATCCCACGCTCCGACATCCCGCTTCCGATTCCCCGGACGGCCGCTTCCTCAAGGACCTGGAGGAAGGGATGATCGGCGTCAAGAAAACCGCCCGGGACCTGGCCTTCTACCCCGCCAGCCACCCCGCCCTCGCCCAGTCCCTCGACCGCGCGTGCCAGGCGCTCCTCGGCCTCTTGACCCGCGAATCTCCCCTGAGCATCACGGTGGCGCGCCACACCCTGCAGTACGGAAAGGCGCTCCTGGGGAAAGACAACCTCGTCCTCCGGCAGCTCGCCTCTGACCTCTACACCCGTCGCATCCAGCGGATCCTCTTCGACGCGGGGCTCGGGCCGGAGGACGTCCGCGGATTCCTGGAGATGCTGGCCATGGACCCGAGGCGGGTGATGGAGGAAGGGGGGCCGGCCCGGGTGCTGCGGGCGAAAGGGGTCGCCCGGCTGCACGTTACCGAGCTGGAGGTTCGCTTCCAGGACGAGGTACAGGCGGCGGCCCCGGTTCTCCTCGAGGAGCCGCCCCCGGTTGCTCCAGAAGTCATCGCGCCCGCCGTCTCCGAGCCCGAGCCCGAGCCCGAACCGCCGCTCCCCGAGGAGGCCCCGACGCTGGAGGGCCTCCTCAATCGCCTCGAGGAGGCCGCCGACATCGGGACCTACCAGCGGACGGCGGGCCGTCTCCTGGAATGGGGCCGGACGGCCCGCACCGGCAACGACCTCGAGACCTTCGTTCGGATCCTCTCCGCCTTCGTCTTCCACACCCACCCGCAGAGCGTGAAGCCTCCCTGGGTCCAGGCGGAGGCAGAGGGGGCCATCGCGGCCCTCGGGGACGCCGCGGGCGTTGCGTACCTGATCGGAAAGCTCTGCGAGAAGGACTGCACCCTCGATGACGACCTCATCTTCCTCCTGGTCTCGCTCGGGGATGCGGTCGTCCCGACGCTCCTGGAGCGGCTTGCGGAGGAGGAGACCCTCTCTGCCCGGCGCAAGGTCATGGGGACCCTGTCCCGCCTCGGGCCCGTGGCGCTGCCCCACTTGATCGCCGGCCTGAAGGACAGCCGCTGGTACGTGATCCGAAACCTCGCCCTGGTGCTGGGGACGATCGGCCTGCCGGAGGCGATCCTCCCCCTCCGTCCGGTCCTCACGCACGCGGATCCCCGCGTGCGCAAGGAGGCGGTGAAGGCCCTGACCCGCATCGGAACCCCCGCGGCGGCCGATGCCCTTCTCCAGCGACTGGGAGACGCCGACCCCGGGGTGCGGCAGAGCGTGATGGCCGCCCTGGGCACCCTGAGGGTCACCCGGGCCATCGGGCCGCTCGCCGAGGCGGCGGGGCAGTTCTCCGCCTTCGCCAAAGACGTGGACTCCCAGAAGGCGGCCATCACGGCCCTGGGGTCCATCGGGGATCCCCAGGCGGTTCCGGTGCTCGTCGGGCTCCTGCGCCGCCGGACCTGGCTGAACCGGCGCCTGAACGACGAGATCCGGGTGGCCGCAGCCGCGGCGCTGGGGACGGTCGGGACCGAGCCGGCCACCGAGGCCCTCCAGGCAGACGCCAAGCGCGGGGAAGGTCCCGTCGTCCGCGCCTGCCAGGTGGCCCTGGAGCGTCTGATGGGGGCGCGGTGA
- a CDS encoding HD-GYP domain-containing protein: protein MSPDWTEQVETFVRSVNAALRGLALYPASHPAAAKFFEKVGETLTPLLGEADQFTLSILEGDLVVEGVPVLGGPEARRGLTERLAARGVGSLTLLRGVTTADLQRLLQCLTQDTASLQQAGGVGAVLARDGVTRIQVAGAAAAQEPEEKPEGLDLFQSRLIYNNARNASRKVFEEARLGRVPTSGEVKVAVQGMVDGVLKSRHSLMALTMIKSYDEYLFNHSVNVGILSIALGEHLGYKGDALHDLGVGAFLHDLGKVSWPDEIYNKPRDLSEEEWRVVKSHPEEGVKLISRMEGISKVSIRPVLEHHMRFDHSGYPPRPREYQIHPFGIIVQTCDTYDAMTTARPYATAMEPTRALARMKDLAGTALEPSVLEKFIEMLGIYPAGAVVRLDTAELALVLRPNREDSARPVVRLLRDSAGDDIREKNEVDLLEKDPATGAYRRSILVAVDPASKGIDVSQWLDKESSGTKAG, encoded by the coding sequence GTGAGCCCGGACTGGACGGAGCAGGTGGAGACGTTCGTGCGGAGCGTGAACGCCGCGCTCCGGGGACTCGCCCTCTACCCGGCCAGCCACCCGGCGGCGGCGAAGTTCTTCGAGAAGGTGGGCGAGACCCTGACCCCGCTGCTCGGCGAGGCCGATCAGTTCACCCTCAGCATCCTGGAGGGCGATCTCGTGGTGGAGGGGGTGCCGGTCCTGGGGGGGCCGGAGGCGCGCCGGGGATTGACGGAGCGGCTGGCGGCCCGAGGGGTCGGCTCCTTGACCCTCCTCCGGGGCGTCACCACGGCCGACCTCCAGCGGCTTCTCCAGTGCCTGACCCAGGATACCGCCAGCCTGCAGCAGGCGGGGGGGGTCGGGGCCGTCCTCGCGCGAGACGGCGTGACCCGAATCCAGGTGGCGGGGGCGGCGGCCGCCCAGGAGCCGGAGGAGAAGCCGGAGGGCCTGGATCTCTTCCAGTCGCGCCTCATCTACAACAACGCCCGCAACGCCTCGCGGAAGGTCTTCGAGGAGGCCCGGCTTGGGCGGGTCCCCACCAGCGGCGAGGTGAAGGTGGCGGTCCAGGGGATGGTGGACGGGGTCCTGAAATCCCGCCACTCCCTCATGGCCCTGACCATGATCAAGTCCTACGACGAATACCTCTTCAACCACTCGGTGAACGTCGGGATCCTCTCCATCGCCCTCGGCGAGCACCTCGGGTACAAGGGAGATGCACTCCACGATCTGGGGGTGGGGGCCTTCCTGCACGATCTGGGCAAGGTGAGCTGGCCGGACGAGATTTACAACAAGCCGCGCGACCTCTCGGAAGAGGAGTGGCGGGTCGTCAAGAGCCACCCCGAGGAGGGGGTGAAGCTGATCTCCCGAATGGAGGGGATCTCCAAGGTGTCCATCCGGCCGGTCCTCGAGCACCACATGCGGTTCGACCACAGCGGGTACCCCCCGCGCCCCCGCGAGTACCAGATCCACCCCTTCGGCATCATCGTGCAGACCTGCGACACCTACGACGCCATGACCACCGCTCGCCCCTACGCGACCGCCATGGAGCCGACGCGGGCCCTCGCCCGCATGAAGGATCTCGCGGGGACAGCCTTGGAGCCCTCCGTGCTCGAGAAGTTCATCGAGATGCTGGGGATCTACCCGGCTGGCGCCGTGGTCCGCCTGGATACGGCGGAGCTGGCGCTGGTCCTCCGCCCGAACCGGGAGGACTCCGCCCGGCCCGTGGTGCGGCTGCTGCGGGATTCTGCGGGGGACGACATCCGGGAGAAGAACGAGGTCGACCTGCTGGAGAAGGACCCCGCGACCGGCGCCTACCGGCGCTCGATCCTGGTCGCCGTGGACCCGGCCAGCAAGGGGATCGACGTCTCCCAGTGGCTGGACAAGGAGTCGAGCGGCACGAAGGCAGGCTGA
- the priA gene encoding primosomal protein N', protein MALPLPLPAPLTYSIPPELAATLQIGVRVRVPLARREATGYVVGFPSEPPPLRLRPILEVLDEVPVLDGHLLELTRWIADYYFAPWGEVIRAALPPGLTALARPVIRLTPGTTVADLLAADASPAAQQLAALLTRRVAIPTRTLASRIGPAAARACLTRLARRDLLRVEPLLPAPRDRPRAVRCYALAVPPEEARRQAEALRGRAPRQADILERLVQAGGELPVSELRRRGGSAAELALVRRGLLRAEIREVRRDPLADYPAEATELPFPPTPAQAEALAASLAALRAGRFAVFLLFGVTGSGKTEVYLQAIAAALAAGRQALVLVPEIGLTPAATTRFAARFGRRVALLHSGLRPGERFDEWRRIRAGEADIVVGARSAIFAPLPRLGLLIVDEEQDSAYKQEEVPRYHARDVAVLRARLLGCPVLLGSATPALESYANAERGRYRLLTLPARLGEARLPTVHVVDMRQELARAGRLPLLSPLLRERIGAHLGRGGQVLLLLNRRGYAAALLCRECGLILRCPRCSVSLIWHATVARALCHHCGHARKVPEACPECRGSRLRQFGIGTQQLERVVLETYPNARVARMDRDTTAGAAGVRAILSRLADGSLDVLVGTQMIAKGHDFPGVTLVGIVAADLTLNLPDFRAGERTFALLTQMVGRSGRGRDPGEGIIQTFSPEHYAIRAALAQDYPGFYREEVPLRQARRLPPFTRTVRVLCTAPDEGAARAAAERLAGLLQDRPGVEVDGPAPAPLLRLRGAYRWHLLAKGRVASALHRAVRAALTGGPPPGRAGLSIEVDVDPLDLW, encoded by the coding sequence GCCGCTCCCGGCTCCCCTCACCTACAGCATCCCCCCGGAGCTGGCCGCGACCCTCCAGATCGGCGTGCGGGTCCGCGTCCCCCTGGCGCGCCGCGAGGCCACCGGCTACGTGGTCGGATTCCCGTCCGAACCACCCCCCCTCCGGCTCCGGCCGATCCTGGAGGTCCTGGATGAGGTCCCGGTTCTCGACGGGCATCTCCTGGAGCTCACCCGCTGGATTGCCGACTACTACTTCGCCCCGTGGGGGGAGGTCATCCGGGCGGCCCTCCCCCCGGGCCTCACCGCTCTCGCGCGGCCGGTCATCCGGTTGACCCCCGGGACGACCGTGGCCGACCTCCTCGCGGCGGACGCCTCTCCGGCCGCGCAGCAACTGGCCGCGCTCCTGACCCGGCGGGTCGCCATCCCCACCCGCACCCTGGCCAGCCGGATCGGTCCCGCCGCCGCGCGCGCCTGCCTCACGCGCCTCGCCCGGCGCGACCTCCTCCGGGTGGAGCCGCTCCTGCCGGCCCCCCGGGACCGGCCTCGCGCCGTCCGATGCTACGCGCTGGCGGTGCCCCCGGAGGAGGCGCGGCGCCAGGCCGAGGCGCTCCGGGGCCGCGCCCCGCGCCAGGCCGACATCCTCGAGCGCCTCGTGCAGGCGGGGGGCGAGCTCCCCGTCTCGGAGCTGCGCCGGCGGGGCGGAAGCGCCGCCGAACTGGCCCTCGTCCGCCGGGGGCTGCTCCGCGCAGAGATCCGCGAGGTGCGGCGGGACCCGCTGGCCGACTACCCCGCGGAGGCCACAGAGCTCCCCTTCCCCCCGACCCCGGCGCAGGCCGAGGCGCTGGCCGCCAGCCTCGCCGCCCTCCGGGCGGGGCGCTTTGCCGTCTTCCTCCTCTTCGGCGTGACGGGGAGCGGAAAGACCGAAGTCTACCTGCAGGCGATCGCGGCCGCGCTCGCCGCGGGCCGGCAGGCGCTGGTCCTGGTCCCCGAGATCGGCTTGACCCCGGCAGCCACCACCCGCTTCGCCGCCCGCTTCGGCCGCCGCGTCGCGCTCTTGCACAGCGGGCTCCGCCCGGGGGAGCGCTTCGACGAGTGGCGCCGGATCCGGGCGGGGGAGGCCGACATCGTGGTCGGCGCTCGCTCCGCAATTTTCGCCCCGCTCCCCCGCCTCGGCCTGCTGATCGTGGACGAGGAGCAGGATTCGGCCTACAAGCAGGAGGAGGTCCCCCGCTACCACGCGCGGGACGTGGCGGTCCTGCGGGCGCGTCTCCTCGGCTGCCCCGTCCTCCTCGGGTCCGCCACCCCCGCGCTGGAGTCGTACGCCAACGCCGAGCGGGGGCGCTACCGCCTGCTGACCCTGCCGGCACGGCTCGGGGAGGCCCGCCTCCCCACGGTCCACGTGGTGGACATGCGCCAGGAGCTGGCCCGCGCGGGGCGCCTCCCCCTCCTCTCCCCCCTGCTGCGGGAGCGGATCGGGGCCCACCTCGGGCGCGGGGGCCAGGTTCTCCTCCTGCTGAACCGGCGCGGGTACGCCGCCGCCCTCCTCTGCCGGGAATGCGGGTTGATCCTGCGCTGTCCCCGCTGCAGCGTCAGCCTCATCTGGCACGCCACGGTGGCGCGCGCCCTCTGTCACCACTGCGGGCATGCGCGCAAGGTGCCGGAGGCCTGCCCGGAATGCCGCGGGAGCCGGTTGCGCCAGTTCGGCATCGGGACCCAACAGCTCGAACGGGTGGTTCTGGAGACCTATCCCAACGCGCGGGTCGCCCGGATGGACCGGGACACGACCGCTGGGGCGGCGGGAGTCCGCGCCATCCTCTCCCGCCTGGCTGACGGGTCCCTGGATGTCCTGGTCGGGACGCAGATGATCGCCAAGGGGCACGACTTCCCCGGGGTCACGCTGGTGGGCATCGTGGCCGCCGACCTCACGTTGAACCTGCCGGACTTCCGCGCGGGGGAGCGGACCTTCGCCCTCCTCACCCAGATGGTGGGACGCTCGGGGCGAGGGCGGGACCCGGGGGAAGGGATCATCCAGACCTTTTCCCCCGAGCACTACGCCATCCGCGCGGCGCTCGCGCAGGACTATCCCGGCTTCTACCGGGAGGAGGTGCCGCTCCGGCAGGCCCGTCGCCTCCCCCCCTTCACCCGCACCGTCCGCGTGCTCTGCACCGCGCCGGACGAGGGAGCCGCCCGGGCCGCAGCGGAGCGCCTGGCCGGGCTCTTGCAAGATCGGCCCGGGGTGGAGGTGGACGGCCCCGCTCCCGCCCCCCTCCTTCGCCTGCGGGGCGCGTACCGGTGGCACCTCCTCGCGAAGGGAAGGGTCGCCAGCGCGCTGCATCGGGCGGTCCGGGCGGCCCTCACGGGCGGGCCTCCCCCCGGTCGCGCCGGCCTCAGCATTGAGGTGGACGTTGACCCCCTGGATCTCTGGTAA